The sequence TCATCAATCTCAACGAATAAAGTTAAGCAATCTTTAACAATAGAATTAGTTGTGCACTGAACCACTGAAGTATTTCCATTCTATGTTGCTATTACGTGAGCATTATCACCCTCCAGATGCAGATGAGTGATGTTTCTTTCCTTCGCCAACAAATAGCTTCCCAGGCTCCAATTGCTTCCGCCCGTTCCTCATCCATTGCTTTACCCCTGCATAGTTATGCATGGTTACTCCTTAGATCAAGTTGCACCTGCTCTTCCAAATAAACCACATTGTTGTACCTACAGATTGAATTAGTTTCTACTTTTGCTCGTCAGATCCAATTGGATTTTGAAACCATTCAAGAAACCAATCAAAAATATTCATCTGCACAATTCTGTTAGCTAAACCAGGATTTTGCAAGGACCATATATTATTGGATGCCTCAATAAGAAATTCGTATAAAATATATCAAGTATGTTGGTCCCATGGTCGTCTAAATTAAAATGGGTAGATAGTTCAGACGATGCTATAAATTAAAATGGGTAACTGAGTCATATGGTCGTCCAAAAAAGAAGGGTAATTCTAAGCACATGATGTACACTTACAGCTATTCCAACGGAATGCTCCCTGTAAAATATTTCTTCAACGAAATCCTGTAGAAAATAGGATCACATAAAGTTGTTAGTCTTTATTATTCACCTCTACTTAGTACATGCTTATAAGCTACATCTACTAATCCAAGACTTTACAACAATTAATTCACTGAAAAAGAAGGGATAAAAATCTTTAACTGATCTGGAGCACAAGCAAGTTGAATGTGCTATTTCTGGCCACCAATCAGATcatttttttctctccaaaaaccAACACACCAAATCAGTAATTGCATGAACAAAAGATTCCTAAAGGAGACCATAATTTTTCTGATGAACCATAAATCAAATACCCCTCAAATCAAAAAAGTTTAAACCCTTCTGatgaacaaaacaaaatcaagaaCCCATATCCTAAAATCACCAAACAGAACCCATAGCTTTATAAAAATCCCTACATTCATACCATAAACACACAcacaggaaaataaaataaaataaagattaaaATCTTAATAGAATTAACAAAATGGCTAACACTAATTTTTCATCAAACAATTAAtcttaaaatataaataaaaatgtGAGTTATGATAGATTTACTTACCAGAACCCATAGTTTCTCTTTGGGATTTATACTGCCAtggtaaaaaagaaagaaattaaaaGCAAGTTCTAATGCTTAATATGCAATTATGGTTTCAGAAAGAATTGGATTTTGAAGCTAAATATTTTTTCATTTGTAGAGCACAATAAGAATAAGAACAAGAAGAAACGGGAGTAATGGAGTGATtgacggaaaaaaaaaaagaaaacagaggAGAAGAAGGAGAGTCGGTAAACAAAGGGTAAGTAACTATAGTACCCATTGGATGCGGGTTATAAAAGCTACCCATATTACAAGTAACTATAGTTGTCTCCTACTAACTATGGTTAAGGGGTAATCTTGGAATAGAAAAGCAAAACTTAGAAAATATGGACGGGCAACCGATTTTGTCCGTCAACTCAGCAAAACTTAAACTTTGTCCGTGTACAAGGCAAAATTGAAACCTTGGGATTTCGGTGAGGATAGCTCTATATTTTTGGAGAGGATATTAGTTATCTTAACTGAATATATTTTAtcatttttgtttttggaaaACATTTGTTGAGATAATAAATAAGAAAGATACATGTCAACTTCTGATTTATCCCCATACCCGCCAGAACTAGAAGCCTTTTCCAATAACAAGTATCAGGTAGGCTAGAGATAGTATCGCGTAACGACCGTATCTCCAAGAATGCGGTGAAAGTTTTTACACCGGATGCCACCCCGTCGAGACACAACCCACCTGAACATAAGGAAAAATCCTTAACACATTGCGTGTCGTTTTTGTTATGAGCAGGGAGCGGATGAACTGTTCTAGCAGGGTTTACGCATTCGCAACCGTTATCGCAGCAAATCCACTTTATTCCTGCCCAGGGGACATGTGTCCACCAAGAGGATGATGTAACAAGTTTGCATGTTGAGGTATAGCCGTTCATAGAGTGTGACCCTGGTCGCAGGCGAGCATACACCTGGAGGTCTAGGTATATCTTAAGACACCTAGATGGGCAAACACCAGATGCTACGATAACGGCCTTAACGCTCAACATTGTTGTGCCAGATGCTACGATAACAACGCCAGATGCCACAATACACCTGCAATAATCTATCCCCATCACGATGAAATTTTCAAAGATTACCTGGGCCTGTCGTCCAAGGCTATATACTCGTCGAATACATCAGTGTAGCGCGCGTGCCGCCCAGAACATCTAAGGGCATCACAGACCTGTTATTGCCTCAAACATCCGTGGTCTAAACGGCCATAGTCCCTCTAAGAAGCTGGCCGCAGAGGGAATCCTATGCATAGATAGTTAGCAGGCTGAGGTCTCGTTCGTTAATGGAATTAACCAGACAAATTGCCTCACCAACTAAGAACGGCCATGCACCACCACCCATAGAATCAAGAAAAAGCTCTCAGTTTGTCAATCCTTACTATGTATGGACCTGGTAAGTTTCCCCGTGCTGAGTCAAATTAAGCCGCAGGCTCCACTCCTGGTGCTGCCCTTCCATCAATTCCTTTAAGTTTCAGCCTTGCGACCATACTCCCTCCGGAACCGAAAAACTTTGATTTCTCATAAGGTGCCGGCGGAGTCCTAAAAGCAACATCCGCTGATCCCTGGTCGGGATCGTTTATGGTTGAGATTAGGACAATATCTGTTCGTCTTCGAGCCCCCAACTTTTGTTCTTGATTAATGAAAACATCCTTGGCAAATGCTTTTGCAATTGTCCGTCTTTCATAAATCCAAGAATTTCACCTCTGACTATGAAATACGAATGCCCCCGACTGTCCATGTTAATCATTACTCTGATCCCGAAAGCCAACGTAATAGGACTGAAATCCTATGATGTTATCCCATGCTAATGTATCCAGAACTTGGGCTTGCTTTGAGAAGTCTAatttcttcaaagtaacaacacCGGAGGCACGACCCGTCCAATTAAGACTAGGAACGCATCGCCGGTAGAAGGGACGAGACAACCGGTGCACACCCAAAGGGCGGACCGGATGACCCAACCCAAAGTCCAACTACGAGCTTTTTAACTCCAACAACTTAAATATACGCTATTGGAGTTGGAATTACCGCGGCTGCTGGCACCAGACTTTCCCTCCAATGGATCCTCGTTAAGGGATTTATATTGTACTCATTCCAATTACCAAACTCGAAAAGACCTGTATTGTAATTTATTGTCACTACCTCCCCGTGTTAGGATTGGGTAATTTGAGCGCCTGCTGCCTTCCTTGGATGTGGTTGCCGTTTTTCAGGCTCCCTCTCCggaatcgaaccctaattctccGTCACCCGTCACCACCATAGTAGGCCACTATCTTACCATCGAAAGTTGATAGGGCAGAAATTTGAATGATGCGTCGCTAGCACAAAGGCCTTGCGATCCATCAAGTTATCATGAATCATCTGAGCAACGGGCAAAGACCGCGTCGACCTTTTATCTAATAAATGCATCCCTTCCTGAAGTCGGGGTTTGTTGCACGTATTAGCTCTAGAATTACTACGGTTATCCGAGTAGCAAGTACCATCAAACAAATTATAACTGGTTTAATGAGCCATTCGAAGTTTCACAGTCTGAATTAATTAGTTCATACTTACACATGCATGGTTTAATCTTTGAGACAAGCATATGATTACTGGCAGGATCAACCAGGTAGCATTCCTCAATGACGCCATCTTCTGGGTAGACCATCGTCGGAATTTCACCGTATATCATGCGGAAGAAGATGACATTCGATTTTGGAAATCGTTTTTCCGTGGATCGGAAAATACTCCGAACTCCCAATAGCGTCATCGGcatcaaaaggaaacaaaaagatCTCATGCGCCATTAGAACGGGATAATAGTATCACTGACCAATGGGAAGACGAGACCCTTGTCGAGTACCATCCCGCGCCACCCAAGAGCAGGAGAGAGGTAATAGAAGCGAGGGACAAAATCGATACCTTCTCGATAGATAAGCAACACAGGAACCAAACGGGTGTTTTCCAAAGGAAAGCATGGGACGAGACTGAAGAGATAATCGGGCTTGCATGCGTTTCGCCGCGCAGAGCGGAGAGCCCACCAGCACACGAgaaccaaacaccactcatacgTCAACACGTATTGTCCGTCAAGAAACAACCGTCCCCAGTATAACTAGCAATCCAAGTGATTTAAGGCAAGCCAATCTTGCACGAACAACCGTCctcatcaaaaaatttctcgaaAAGAAATGATCGGGGTTGAGAAGAGGAGTAATGTATATCCTGGGTTAAATGGGGTGCTTAAAAGCGCACTCACCTTAATCAGAGAGAGACtcaaccaaatgttaaaggagatatggattaaaaataccaaaaaataaataaactttaataATTATTTATGCAACCAGCATAAATAAATATCCTTAAATAGTAAGATTAAATTATTTCATTACCAAAAACAAATGGCAAGGAATTATGGATCATACCATACTTGATTACGAAATTCCAGAGATGCAGTTGGAGGAGAGTGATTTCTTTTGTGATCGTGTTGAATATAATCCTGCTCGTAATGCTGAATAGAAACCTGCTCAACATATCAGTTGTGTGTAGAATCAATTTTAGTTTTCTCCAATAGCCCATTGTCTATGtttgtttttatcttcttttgGTCTCCATTGAAAATAAATCTCGATCACCTAGTTACTCTCAGTTGAATGTTTATATACATGGACCATTTGAAGAATTCGAGAACATTTGTTGTGTTGAACCTGTCGTATCGCAATACAAAACAAGTAGTTTTTAGGGACGGCTgttttgaaaaaaccgtccctaaagaaggatatttgggacggtgatgacctgaccgtccctaatagtcataaaatatttaaatcaaggctaaaatatgtccgttccaaaaagaaaacatggccaaatagtattagtgacggtggaacaggggacagtacataaaccgtccctaatacctctTTGGACAGTTTTTTGTCCTCTTGGAAAGTTTTTTGGCCTCTGTTTTGTAGTGTCGTATGAGTAGCTAATATGTGTGACTTAGCTAGAGGGCAACAAGCATCCCTAAAATTAAATGGTAAACTGAATTAGTactgtaatttttgtttcatttgtaAATGAGTTGGTAAAAGTAAATTGGTAAAAAAGTAAAATCAAAAGCTAATAATAGTGCGGCATATCAGCAAACGCATCAAAGCTCAGAGTCATCAAACTCTCATTTTTTAATTGCATAACGAGGAAATACTTACGAGGCCTAAACATAAAAAGTGCACCTTAAATCAAGTATCCAAAATCGTTGTTTTACTTTCACTGCTTTTCCTCTCCTTCGTACTCAAAAGTTCTACCGGAAATTTGGACGGATATCTATTTAACCAAATTCAACCACCTTCAGTTAAAGTCCGTAAGACTCCAACAGTTACAGCTGACCTCGAAGCTCTAAGAAAACCTTTACGAATATCTAACAATCCACTAGCAGCAGCAGCGGCAATTATGAAGTTCCATCGTTCTTCTTTATCTCTAACATAAGCGATTGTACACTCACAAGCTGAAACCGTAGCACCCCAAGCACCAAAATAACATCCAAGACGAGGAGAATTCAATCTAACAGCTTGTGCACCGCCGATTAATCTTTCGCCTCTTTGCGAATTATACAATCCTTTTACGAAGTGATAAACGCCACCACCTACAGCTCCTAACCCAAAAGCACCACCAGCAAAATTTACAATTTTGTGAGGGCATGGACCATTCCCATCTGCATCATACCGTGGCTCCTTCAAAGTAATCAACAATCCAAAAACCTATCTTGTTTCATTGTTTTTCTTGTTACAATTTGATTTAGGCTTTCTCCTTCGGGATCGCGAAGAAAACTTCTTAACCGAGAATAAATACGTGGGCTGCGTATAGTTCGGACTTGTACAGTAATTTCGACTTTATAGTTCCGTACAGCCGAATCCTGTAGTTCCGTACAGCCCATTCTTGAGGATGCTGTCAGAAAGCCATGGGCCTAAGCCCTAAGTTAGGACTCCTaagcctagttagtaattctccgAATCATTCACGAACGATTCCAGAACGTATCTGAATTGACCGAATCCGGATGATATTTCCGAACTATTTGAACTCCGAACCTATTTTCCGTACTATATGGATCTCATGAATGATTCGCGAACATATCCGAATTGACCGAATTCGAATGATATTTCCGAATTAGAACTTTATTTGATTTAGTATGTCGTTTATATTTAAATAAAATTATTCAGTTAAAATTTTTATTGGTAGTTATTTAACCAGTGTTTATGTGTTAATTTTTGTTTAAAAGTCCATAAACTAGTTTTTTAATACATTTATAcgattaaattgtttacttcttgtttaataatcacgctaaaatgtatttttccatcttataaatcatatattgatatataaataaaattagtctcctaataaggtcataatacttatcaatttatcatatatggAGCCGGAATTTaagtgccgaactcacatttataaaacgaatatgcACGTACGTATGCTGTTCCGAATTACCGTCCGAACAACGAATAATTGACCGAATTTTTGACCGAATCCGACCTAGCCAAATACGTATAATTCCCGTACGTATGCCGTCACGAACTACTACCCGtacccgaattgctaactaggcttctAAGTTGTTTTCGATTATGCTTTTATTAACCAAAAGTTGATTGATTCTTACCTAATTTATCATCAGGTACAAACCCCAAttctagttttgtttatttttgatgaTGTGGTCTGATTTTGACTTAGTTTTGTGAATAGTATCTCACAGAATTAATGCTTTAATCTTGGTAGCATTTATTTTGGTAAATATTTTGCAATTTTGCGTATGTTATTTGTGTTTTCATATTTCTTTAAAGCATGTGtaatttttaatttcatttttgtgAATTCTTAGGTTTAATTTAgtttgtcttgttgaagttgttttagatttattttattgaaAACCATGTATATGGATGTTGTTTGAAAGTTTTAGGTTTTCCTGCTTTGTTGCAGTGGttggtgatgttgttgatggacGTTGGATTCAGGTGTTAGTGGTTGGTGATGTTTTACTTGTCGTCGTTGGTGGTGGTCGGTTCACAGCTGTTGCCGTTATGGGTGGTTTTTGGTGTTTCTTGTGGTAGTTTTGGTGATGAAGTTTTGACCTATTCTTGTTGGTGTCTTGGTGATTGATCTATTGCGGTGTGGTTATTTAGTCTTCATTTTAAGATGATATGATTTTTTGGTGTTCCGTAGTGTGAGGTACATGTGTATGTATTCAAGAAGAGACAGCCTAACAAATTCGCCTACATCGTTGAAGTTTGGTCCATCGCAATCTCAAATTAGACCACCAAGTGGCATGCTTTTGCGAATGCTTTCTCGGGCCAGTGCGAAAGGggtaactgattgtggacttccATATCATGCATTAAATAAAACAATTATTATTGTATTTCAGGCTATAAGTTTGTTGTGATAAGGATATTTTGGAGCAGATTTGTTACGAATTCTCTGAAAAAACCAACAAGTATACAGTTAGATCTTTTGTAACTAAGGCTGCTAGTAAAGTCAACGGTTATATTTTCCTTCCTTTATCTAGTCAGTGGACTTTCTTATTAAGTAGGTTAAGTGAGCTATCAACAACATACACCTTGGTTTGGAGAGGCCACTATAATTTATTGTTATCTCATCCATCTAAGTGTTGGGGTTAACCTTTTTTAGAATTATACTTCCAGGTACACGTGATTTTATTGTTAAATTTTATCCTTCTAGGTGTTTAAAACTTCCATTTTGATGTTGGATGAATTTCTAAGCCAACGACTGTTTTTGTTGCATTTTGGACCAACTCATAGTGTTTACTTATCTCCCTTTACATCAGGTTGCCTTACAGCACAAGCAGTGATTCCTTTTCTCTGATGCCAATAGAGGTGCTGCTAAATGATGAGGTTGTCTATTTCAACCTGCTGTAGGTTGCACTAGATTACATTGGTAAAAGAGTATCCACTGTGGGTGTGACAAGAGAAAAGACGATCAAGTATGTTTCGTTGACAATACTACACTTGGTTATTGTTGTATCTGATTGGATTTGTATATGCTCACACATTTCCTTGGATATCTCGGCTTTCCAGGTACGCAAAAGAGATTCTCCAGGAAGCTTTCTATTTTAGGTATGTTTTAACATCCAGTCGGTCCATCAAGCATTACTTATTAAAACTAATAGTAATGCTATATTAAGAATGGGTCTGTGGGTCACGTTAAGGAATATAGTTAGCACTCTTCCTACAACCACTCATATCAAAACTTCAGGTTGTTAAAGGATTGAAAAGATGTATAGAAAAGAATTGACAGATGTTCATCGAAACTCGGACTCTGGTTCAGGGAGTTGTTTCACGTGTATTCTTCCGTTATTATGCATTCAGAAATTCCTTGAAAGTTCTTTAGCTGCTCCCCTAGATATACAATTCATTGACTGTTGCTATGTTCTCCCGGTCGAAGGCCTGAGGATGATCGAGACCATTAGAGAAACAAGAGGCTGGACATTGCTGGTCCTTCACTTGGAGGCCTGTTCTGAATGGTTTGTGATTTGCAAAATCCTTGGAAAACTTTAGAGTTATGTGTGATATTTATCAATCATAATTGTTCTTTTGGAATGCAGATATTCAGGAAGTTGACAAGGGATGTCAGAGGCTACGTTCAGAAGGTTCTCTTTACAAGGACATTGCTGGTCTTTGCTTATGTTGCCTCTGCATGGGAGAGTGTGTTGAGTAATGGGTCTACACCGGCAAGTACCACCAACCCTCCTCGAATAGTCACTCCTAGCCTATAAAAAAGGTCCAATACTTATCCTGTTGGTGGAAGTGGTCGTGTTTTGGATTCCGAGGATAGGACTTATACTCATGTCATGTCATATACAAATATGGAGTTGTTCTTTTCTTTTCCAGGTAAGGACTTTCATTGCACCAGTTTGTGACTTTGATGTTATATCATTGTAACTGGTGATGGTTTTCCACTTCTCACTGTTTTTCTATCTTTGTTTACGATGTTTCAAGCATTGATGTTTAGATCAGGCTTCGGTATTGTTGGAGTGGCAATGATTGCAGTTCAATTCCTTGTGGAGTGTTGAAGGATTGCAGTTTAATTCCATGCTAACTGGTCAATATTCCTATCCTCAACCAACAATCAATATTTACTGTTGTGTAAAGTAGAAACTTAAGATTTTTGAAAATGAAACAACATCAAAAACCAGTGATTCGTATTTACTTTTCAATTCTGTGTTATAGCTTCCGTTTGCTTTTGACCAGATTTGGTGTATATTATTGTGCAGTTGCTCAATTCTGACAACAATTTTGTTTCTGAATTGATTTTTGCAGTTGATTAACTGCCTCAAACTATACTTATCTTGCTACATCCTATCAAGCTTGAGCAGAGTGAATTTGGCTGCAAACGACCTTCCTTAGATTCTTCCACTCATTGAAAATATCCCCTCCACGGACTGTTGATTTCCCATGATCAACTAAACACGACAAGCGATGAAAAATGTATTTATTAACTAAACTACCCATTTAGATTCTATCACGAAAATGTCTCATGTAATATACCAACTTTGATTTTAAAATCCTTCGCAGAAAGGGtgcgtttttggattttttttctttattcaaTAAGTAAGTTTGTGGATTATGTTCGTCCTCTACTGCATCTTTATTCTTTTCTGTTTGCTCTGAATGTGCAGATTAGTGTAGCGAGTCAGGAGCCAGTTATTTTCAGTTGCTCAGTCGAGGAAGACTTTATGCACAATCATCAATCGCCAACAACTTATTCTTTATGTAGAAAATGCAGCGGTAAGCATTTCAGACTTACTCTATACCTACATGTAGATGTCTTCTGATCTCAAGACATGAAAACATTTGAGTActcaagtttttatttttgtctaacTTGGGTAATTCAGTATATCTAACTTGGGTGATTCAGTTCGCATATCAGTTCTCGCCTTAGCCGTAATTTCACAAGTTTATAATCAGTTAGGAATTTGTGTTGAGGAATCATAATGTTGCTTACAATGAAATTTATACTAGTTGATGCTTAGAGCTGTAATTTCACAAGTTTTAATGCTGATAATTAACCTCTTAATGTTTTATTCAATTTGATTGGAATTCTTATACACTGTAATTCGGAAGCAGAAATCTGCCGGATTTGTGTGCCGGCGGTAACTTGTTTTTTACCTGCAAATTATTGTGCAACTTATATAAATATGGCAAAATTATCCGTTGCACAAATCACCTGAAATGAGCGACGAATGTAACTGCCACCAAATAATAAAACGCTGACAGAAAATCACAATGGGACCCACAAATGTGTTATCTATAAATAATAGCCGTTGCACAAATTAAACAATATGTTGcacaaataagaaaaatatacCGTTGCACCATCTGATGTGCACTTCTATGAACGTTGTACAAATCCATTTGTGCAACGGACAAATGCGTTGCACAGAAAATGCGCAACGTTTATAAACGCCACAAAATTGTGCGCAAGCATTTCAGAATTCTGAACAGATGTGATTTTCCACTACGGAGAATTAATgtaaaatgaacaaatctgattTTTTAGGATCCCACTACTGtttatttttaatataatttttttgtATGATAAAGTTAAAATTCATAATATTAGATTTAGGTGAGATAAAATATgataaagtaaataaagaatagTAAAATAATTTTTGAGAAACCCAAATTGAACTTAGCAGTTTCCGAAGAAGCGTTGGAGATTTAAGAAAATCCTCCCACGAATTTTGCTGCTCCACGCCGTTTTAAATGAAACGTGCGCCTCTTGTTGGTCCGTAATGGTTTGGCCACTCGTTTTTCATGTTCGTTGagtcatgtttgttcattccataggaattgccctcaTATTGGAAATGAATAATCATGCTCAATATCCTGTCAGTACAAAACTCATAAATCCTAACATAGTTATTTGAAACAATTTTGTTTTTTGGGaaactctaaaagaaaaaaagaaaaaagaaaccatTACAAAATCCATTCCTTTGTAAAATATCTTTGTTATAATCGTGTCATGCGAGATCTGTCTTTCATCGAGCTAggatttccaaagaaatttcttgACTACATCATGACATGCATAATACGCAATAAATATCAATGGCACAACACAAGGAAACGTCCAACCAAATCGAGGATTACGACAACGTGACCCATTATCCCCATATATCTTTATCATTTGTGATGAGGTATTATCAACAAATTTAGGAAATATCAAATTACAAGGAAAGCTAAAAGGTTTGAGAGTCTCAAAAAATGCACCACCTAACCTACACTTAATGTATGCGGATGATCTATTAATCACATGCATGGCTAAGCCCGAAACTTGCACCACACTCCAACAAATCCTCCATGCATACTCACCGTCAGCAAGGAAAGAGATCAACAAGGCCGAGTTAATCATCATTCATCACCCAAAGTTGTGGCCTTTTACAATCCAAAGAATCGAAACTGAGTTTCAGATCAGCAAAACGGCAGAACTAACTAAATACCTAGGGGTATCATTCAAGAGAGAGACCTCATCACACATTTATGTGGATATACTGGATAGAATTCAACTAAAATCTCATGGGTGGATAACCAAATGTGTTAACCAAGAAGGAAGAGTGGTACTTATTAACACATCTCTTACGCCAACGGCCAACCATGTGATACAAACTCAAATGCTTCCATACCatgttcacaaaaaaaaaaaaaaaagaatcactaGGAATTTTTTTATGAGGTCATAAcaatcaaacaaagaagatgcgCCCAACTGGATATGATATGCTGACTAAAACAAACAGGAAGGAGGGATGGCAATTATAAAGAGAAAGCAATATAACCAAGCCCTACTTCTGAAAAGAGTGTGGCACATGCACAACAACAACCAGTCAATTTGGAAGAAAAATGTGTGACAAAAAATATCTTCGCAATGAACCAATAATGGATCACTAACACATGACTCCCATAAAACTTTCCGCTAGCCTATATTGGAAGAGCTTAGCTAGACTAGTTTCTTTTTCgcatgaaaaatatatcaaaagaaATAGAAATGGACAAACAACCAATATCTATAGCAACTGGATTCCACACCTCACAACCAAATTGCCCCAAGGGAAAAAGGAAACTCTCATTCATCTGGACTCCAATTCATGGAACCACCGACTCATGTATGAACCATTTGATGTAAGTACGACACACCATATGATCAATATACATATACATAATCGTCAAACTCAAGACACATATATTTGGTTGTATCCCAAAACTGGAGAATATGCAACAAAAACTGGGTATGCAATCATCACCCACCCCCCACCAAACTCATAACCAACCCTTAACACCATCAAATTCCACCATCAACCTAGTGGACTTCAAATAAATATGGGAACTACAGTGTCCAAAAAAAATTAGACTTTTCTAGTGGAAATTCGCTTagaaggattaccaaccttcgACAAACTCCATCACATCAATATCACACGAAAAATGTATGTCCAGTTTGCAGAAACCATTGAGAGACGGAACAACACCTCCTTTTATCATGTTCTCAAGGTACCCAAGTATGGAACCTTATCATCATCCACCTTCATCGAGTTCCGAACCCAACTCCAATACCCGACAAACCAAACAACCTTCGGGATGTGCTCGATAAAAAGCTACCAACAACAACCCAAACCCTATTCAGTTTCACTATAtggcatttgtggtttcctagaAATTCTCAAGTTTACCAAAGAACCAAGCACTCAGTTTCACAAGTCAAGAGTACAATTCTAACAATGTGTGTAGAATACAGATGGTAACTATAACATCTCACACCTATATGCCTTCACCAAAACCTACA comes from Papaver somniferum cultivar HN1 chromosome 7, ASM357369v1, whole genome shotgun sequence and encodes:
- the LOC113294236 gene encoding mitochondrial import inner membrane translocase subunit TIM17-2-like; the encoded protein is MGCTELQDSAVRNYKVEITEPRYDADGNGPCPHKIVNFAGGAFGLGAVGGGVYHFVKGLYNSQRGERLIGGAQAVRLNSPRLGCYFGAWGATVSACECTIAYVRDKEERWNFIIAAAAASGLLDIRKGFLRASRSAVTVGVLRTLTEGG